Proteins encoded in a region of the Oncorhynchus gorbuscha isolate QuinsamMale2020 ecotype Even-year linkage group LG16, OgorEven_v1.0, whole genome shotgun sequence genome:
- the LOC124000387 gene encoding SOSS complex subunit C-like, whose protein sequence is MFYIVEAATSLSDMASPAPGVQNKNRMAILADLDKEKRRLIHNSSMNNPAARPALNKAFKDHTEQQHIAAQQEAALQHAHTHSSGFFITQDSSFGNLILPVLPQPDPPSAAELQNL, encoded by the exons ATGTTTTATATTGTTGAGGCTGCAACCAGTCTTTCTGACATGGCGTCGCCTGCACCGG GAGTCCAGAACAAGAACCGTATGGCCATTTTGGCTGACCTGGACAAGGAGAAGAGACGCTTGATACATAACTCATCCATGAATAACCCTGCAGCCAG accTGCCCTGAATAAAGCCTTCAAAGACCACACTGAGCAGCAGCACATCGCTGCCCAGCAGGAAGCAGCTCTGCAG cATGCCCATACACACTCTTCTGGTTTCTTCATCACTCAAGACTCGTCCTTCGGGAACCTGATCCTCCCCGTGCTGCCACAACCAGACCCGCCTTCAGCAGCAGAACTACAGAACCTTTAA